The following DNA comes from Vicia villosa cultivar HV-30 ecotype Madison, WI unplaced genomic scaffold, Vvil1.0 ctg.002326F_1_1, whole genome shotgun sequence.
CTTCAGACTTTTAGTGAAATTTTTCTATTCAATTAGCTCTCAGTTCTTTAGTTCATATTCTTACTTTATTGAATTTTTTGGTCCTTTGCATGTGAGTTTGTTAGTTGCTCTCCTGTTTTCAGTATTGTAAGTTACAGTGGATTGAAAAGTAAAACTTCAGATATAGATCTTATTTATCTCCACCGATATCCCACATTTTTGTTGCTCCTTCATTATAGATCTTACTCTTTCTCCGGGAGAAGACGGAGATTTGTATGAACAAAAACTAATTCCTCAACCCTATTTGAATTGAGTCTATTTCTTTTTAAAGAGTGAATACATTCATATGTGCTCCAATTTCTTTCAGAAGATGAAGAACTTGGGTGTGAAAGAAGTTTCAATACAATAGATTGATTTTTCTTTCaccttttttatttataaatagaataaataactTAATTATTACCCAGTAAAAAAAACCCAAATTATATCCTccgaaaaatatttaaaaagttgGGTACGTGATATCAGATGTGTATTAGTTGGTAtactaatttaaaaataacaaaattggtATGACTTCGGTGCGCACCGAACTGATTGAATAACATACGCGTATTGATATCGGGGTACCCGGTAGTTTCCCTAAATGGAGTAACTAGGATACCCACTTTCCCAAGTAGAAATTTAACATGATTAATCACGTCATTACAATTAATGATGTCACTTTTAAAAAGAATCTTGTTGTACTCCAAATAAATATGCTGAGGTGAGAAAATTATTTGTCATGACATTCAATTCACTAAATCAAAATAAGAAATCTAGCATAAGAGGAATGAAAACATGGTAATAAGCTTATATACTAGTTAGTTTCCATGATATTCTATAGCATAAATCTAAAGAAACCAAGTTTGCATTATAGGTAGCATTACAATACAGAAAGAAAGAGCAAAGAAATCTTCAAATTCAAATGGACTTCAATGAAAACAAGATGAAATTATAATACCTTTAGCATTAATGCTTAGATGATGGGATGTGCAGTTCCACATAATCTACAAAGTCATCTATATATTTTTGGTGCAGCTCCATGTCTCCAACTATCTTGCTAATCTCTTCAGCTTTACTTCTATAACCCTTTCCTCCCTCCTCTACCATCACCAATCTCAATGCTTTAGCCACTGAATCCCTACTGAATTTCTCATCATTTCTCTCTACCTTTACCCCCACCATTTTTTCTTCCATAAGTCTAGCAACTAAACCTTGCTCGTTATGGAAAGGTAACATAATAAGTGGACACCCAACTTGAAGACTCTCAATCACTGAACTCCAACCACAATGTGTCAAGAATCCTCCAATTGACTCATGTGATAAGATTCTCAACTGTGGTGCCCAATTATTCCAAATCAATCCATTCTTATTTGAACCATTCTCAACAAACCGGTCATGTTTGTCTTGGTCCTTCAAAATCCAAAGAAAGGGAAAACTAGATAATTCCAATCCTTTAGCTATTTCACTAAATTCTTCATCACTTAATGTCACTTCACTTCCAAATGCAATATATACCACTGACTTTTTTTCCTGTTTATCCAACCACTTAAGGATTGTATCCcaattttcatcctttttctcATCACTGAATTCAAGATATGGTGGCAATAATCCAACTGGTATCACTTTTTTCTTGCTTTGGTTTTCCATCGATTCTACAGACTTACCTTCAATCTCCATGCAACTTCTTATAGCAATAAAATCAGCACCAAAAAGAGTTTCTTTCACTCTAAACATGTCGGAAACGCCAGATTCATTTGGTTCAAGGTAAACAGTAGTAATAATTTTGTCCTTGTCATCTGACTCACGAGCCCGAACTAAGAAATCTACTCCATAAGACATACCAAATGCACTTAAAATCGAGAAATAGATGCTTAAGACGCCAAGCTTTGATAATATTGGTGGTAACCAATAAGGTGCAAAATCATATATGATACAATCAGGAGTGGATGTTTCCAAAAATTCTGTCAAAGGTTGTTGAAGACCATCAAATGCTTTCTTGAGATATGGAACAATATGTTGTGGAATGTCCATAGTGGCTTCAGCATTTTCAGGTAGTTGATATATATATGGAAGTGGGAGTTCTACAAATTTGATGAAAGGTTGTAAAGAAGGAGGAAGTTGAGGGAGGCGTTTGATGTTTCTAGGTGTGGAAATGAATGAAATTTTGTGACCCTTTTGAGCAATGAGTTTGGAAAGTTCAAaaaaaggactaatatgaccAAAAGCAAGCCATGGAAAAACAGCAATGTGAAGAAACTTCTTAGATTGATCTTCCATGGTGGTAATGTATAATGTCTCGATGATTAATTAGTATGTGGAACTTAACATACTTTTATAGACAGATATTTCcaataaattatttcaaataaatataaattaaaagtcTCTGTGAAAGCAATCTTCTTGACACTTGCTTTCTAAATTTAAAAGATATAagtaaacataaattaaaaaaataagtttttttatttaaaatatgtattcaatgcattaaaaacataaataattaactttttaaaaaatattgtttatcaTCAATGCattaaatctaaaatatttttttatttaaaatgctTAACCAGTACACCGAAGACACTAATTGGCATAActctttaaaaaaattctttttatcTCAACTCATACACATGGGCGGATCTATatataggctctgtttggtaaggtatattttcgagcttatagcttatgtcatatgtcttataagctcatatgataatttagacccgtttgataacggtcatttcatcacgagcttatagcttattttactagtttatagcttatttttcagacgctattttaaatagcgttttagcttatgtcttatagcttattattttttcttctttttttatccttattattttaattaaaatctatttttaacccttaaaataaaataattatgtattaaataattattatgtcattttatatttataagttaattgaaccgctaattttaccaaacacttcaattatcttataagctatcagtctcaaccatataagttataagtcatcagtcatcagccatcaatcataagctataagctatcagttagattatcagtcaaccactatttttaccaaacagacccataGCCTAGCAAGCCAGGAAACGCATCCGGACTCAACTCCTCATTTCGGTTTATACTCCCCACCTAATAGGTGATTTTTAGACAACAGCtggaataaaattattaatatttagacaaaattaaagacataattaataaaaatgtggtgtaaaatttttagacaaaattaagataaatattttagacaaaatcaaagggaaaataaataaaaacagaatgtaaaattaatgaaaatatgaTGTAAAATTTTTGTATAAACTCCATAAAATTTCTGACTACGCTACTGTTCGTTACGTTTTGCACTACTTAAGTATTTGTTACTCGCATTTATTATTATAGGTACCAAAAAAAAGTAATCTCTTggggaataccgagttcgattcccaAGCGAAACAATCTTGCTTGggaaaattataccccgtacccctacatttattctaatacccctacaattttaaaaaaatctcaattttgtccttattaaatttttaacttttcttttttatttttttttcaattttactgaaccggatatcctaggggtgggtgttccggttcctttttttttcaattttactgaaccggatatcctaggggtgggtgttccggttc
Coding sequences within:
- the LOC131638531 gene encoding putative UDP-rhamnose:rhamnosyltransferase 1, encoding MEDQSKKFLHIAVFPWLAFGHISPFFELSKLIAQKGHKISFISTPRNIKRLPQLPPSLQPFIKFVELPLPYIYQLPENAEATMDIPQHIVPYLKKAFDGLQQPLTEFLETSTPDCIIYDFAPYWLPPILSKLGVLSIYFSILSAFGMSYGVDFLVRARESDDKDKIITTVYLEPNESGVSDMFRVKETLFGADFIAIRSCMEIEGKSVESMENQSKKKVIPVGLLPPYLEFSDEKKDENWDTILKWLDKQEKKSVVYIAFGSEVTLSDEEFSEIAKGLELSSFPFLWILKDQDKHDRFVENGSNKNGLIWNNWAPQLRILSHESIGGFLTHCGWSSVIESLQVGCPLIMLPFHNEQGLVARLMEEKMVGVKVERNDEKFSRDSVAKALRLVMVEEGGKGYRSKAEEISKIVGDMELHQKYIDDFVDYVELHIPSSKH